A DNA window from Bos mutus isolate GX-2022 chromosome 11, NWIPB_WYAK_1.1, whole genome shotgun sequence contains the following coding sequences:
- the LOC138989921 gene encoding LOW QUALITY PROTEIN: uncharacterized protein (The sequence of the model RefSeq protein was modified relative to this genomic sequence to represent the inferred CDS: inserted 1 base in 1 codon), which translates to MVGKTGDFPRGKLHRRALGAPGLRKLVGGGGLPCGCVLLPAPSSSPPLLPLNPGERSVHGEIPRRAWQRLLGMLSGQDPLEWRVRKRWLFSXAAFPGSGPGPGLLCAQSRSRRCFLAGPPDPRCRLACPVSAVNLAAQPEEERGGAGPAGRQPGGQEEGPAGGGGGGGCGESRWGWGEGAGVESRGWGHWRWLGEADREGRGLWGRLGGTSPGWGAAVTPVAGATAFRASV; encoded by the exons ATGGTGGGGAAGACAGGGGACTTTCCACGTGGAAAGCTGCACCGAAGAGCCCTCGGTGCTCCTGGTTTAAGGAAgttggttgggggagggggcttgCCCTGCGGCTGCGTCCTGCTCCCCGcgccctcctcctccccgcctcTGCTGCCGCTAAACCCCGGAGAGCGGAGCGTGCACGGTGAGATTCCTCGGCGGGCCTGGCAGCGGCTGCTGGGCATGCTCAGTGGGCAGGACCCGTTAGAGTGGCGAGTAAGGAAGCGTTGGCTCTTCT AGGCTGCCTTCCCCGGTTCAGGCCCCggccctgggcttttgtgtgCGCAGAGCCGCAGCCGCCGCTGCTTCCTCGCGGGGCCACCCGACCCCAGATGCCGTCTGGCCTGTCCGGTGTCCGCCGTTAACCTCGCCGCGCAGCCGGAGGaggagcggggcggggcggggccggcgggcCGGCAGCCGGGCGGGCAGGAAGAGGGCccggccgggggtgggggtgggggtgggtgcggGGAGTcccgctgggggtggggggagggggcgggcgtGGAGTCACGGGGGTGGGGTCACTGGCGGTGGCTCGGGGAGGCCGACCGGGAAGGGAGGGGGCTGTGGGGGCGGCTCGGAGGCACCAGCCCCGGCTGGGGAGCAGCGGTGACTCCGGTGGCCGGGGCCACGGCTTTCCGAGCTTCGGTGTGA